CTTGAACTATGAAATAGGAAAACAAAATAAGCAAAGTCCAAAGCAAATATCGGTATTGTTTTCTATCGGCTAAACATATAGAAAACCGCACAAAAAGAATATAGAAAAGTAAAATTTGCCAAATTATAAAAACAATAATTTGTGGTGAAAAAATATGTTTAAATCCTTCCAACGGAATATTAACTGCAAAAAATCCATAAACAATACCCACCGTTTCCCCGTACCAAGTATCGGTTTTAATAGGCGAAACAATAATTGAATTTGCATCTTTCGAATTCATTCGTTCCATATTTACTAAATCGCGAGAACCTTCTGACAGATGTTTTCCTTTGATGACACCAACGCTTAGTGAGATAAAAATAGCTAGTAACAATCCATAAAAAATAGAGGAAAGCGCTTTGTTTTTAAAATCAACTAAGGTTATACCATACATTCCTATCGCTATTATGGGAATTAACAAAAAATAGGGTCGGAAAAACAGCCCAAAAAAGGCTATTATTATCAAGGACAATGTCACTTTATATTTTGAAGGTATTTTATCGGAATAAAAAACAAAAGGCAAAATCGATACGTAAATAAATGTGATAAACTCTTTTGAAGGCATCGAAATAAAAATGGCAATCATAAAAAAACCACTATATACTAAAAAGTTTTTTACGTTTATTTTATGGAAATTAGTTGGTATACCTATTTTGTACAAAACATAAATTATGATTGGATATTGAATCAATGCTACTATTGCATAGGGTAAGTATTTTAATCCGGTTATTGTATAAAAAAAGGAGGAAAATGGATAACTCCCAGAAATTCCTTCCTCGCTGAATTTATGCAAAACGATTGTTTGTGCATCATAAAAAAATTTCTCCGGCAAGACAAAAGAAGCCAATATTGCAACTACTAAATTTGCAATAAATAACCCTAAAAAAATTGCCGTTTCCTTCTTTACTAAAAGTTGCATTTTGTATTAAAATAATGATTTATAAAGTGCAATATGTTTTTCTATCATGTGCTGAATGTCATTTTTCTTGGCTCTTTCTTTACAAGATGAAGCAATTTCCATATAATATTCCGGATCATTAATCAACTTCATTACCTGAACAGCGAGTTCTTTTGCGTTTTCTTTTTCAAAAAGAATCCCTGCATTTTGAACAACATCCGAAACCCCAGAAACATCCGATGCAATTAATGGTTTTCCTGCCGCCATTGCTTCTAAAGCAACCAAAGGAAACCCTTCGTGAAAAGTACTTAAAATAGAAATATCTGCTGTTTTCAATAATTCAGGCACATCCATTCGAAGGCCTAAAAATAAAACTCTATCTGACAAGTTCAGCTTTTGAACTAGATTTTCACAATTTTTTTTCAATTCGCCATCGCCAACTAATACCAACTTAACATTTTGTGGCAAAAACTGCAATGATTTGATTGTTGTTTCCTGATCTTTTGGAAAACAAAATCTTGATACTTGAATCAATAGAATATCTTCCGAACTGAATAAATTAGAAATTTCACTTTTAGAATAGGGTTTAGCTTGATAAAATTTTTCTAAATCTATGCCGTTTTCAATCACCTCAAACTTAGATTTTGACTCTCCAGTATAGTTGTATATAATTTGGAAAACTTCCTCTTTAACACAAATTATTTTATCATAAAACCGATATATAAATTTATCAATTCCCTTAATAAAATAATTTTTCATCCTCGGATTACTGGTAGTGTGCTCTGTCAATAGTAGCTTAATTTTCGAAAAAGAAATAATTTTCGCAAGAACTACCCAATATTGCGAAGGGAACAAATGAACCTGAACAATATTGTATTTTCTCAAAAAAGGAATAATTTTTAGGCAATTTATCGGATTATAAATTGAACCAGAACCTAATGAATGTATTTTGCAGCATCCCGTTTCTTTTAAGGTTTTTAAAAAAGGGTGTTCTTTGCCGTTCAAAACGAGAAGATCCATTTCAATTCCGTTTTTTCTATACAAAGGCAAACTGTCCAAAAGTAATTTTTCTGCTCCACCAGAACCCATATTGCCTATTATTTGTAGTATTTTCATTTGTGTAATTATTAATAAACAACATCTGGGATTCGAGAACTTAATTCAAAAAAACTTTCACTTTATCTTTGTAATAAATTATTCCAGACGCAAGAACATTCCAAAAAAAGGAACTTACAACAAAAGCTATTGCCGCTCCAGACATTCCAAATTCAGGTATTAAAAACCTATTTAAAACAAAATTTATAATTACCGAAGCCAGAAGAATTCCCTGAAAAATATGCTGTCTTCCAGTCATATTTAAATAAACAGATGCCGATCCAAAAGCAGAACAAATGCCCTGTCCTATTATCAAAATTAGTAACGCTTGTTGTGCCGCCACATAATCATTCCCAAAAAAGCGTAAAATTTTTTCCGAAAAAATAACAATAAATACAACCAATGGAAATG
Above is a window of Flavobacterium sp. 123 DNA encoding:
- a CDS encoding glycosyltransferase, which encodes MKILQIIGNMGSGGAEKLLLDSLPLYRKNGIEMDLLVLNGKEHPFLKTLKETGCCKIHSLGSGSIYNPINCLKIIPFLRKYNIVQVHLFPSQYWVVLAKIISFSKIKLLLTEHTTSNPRMKNYFIKGIDKFIYRFYDKIICVKEEVFQIIYNYTGESKSKFEVIENGIDLEKFYQAKPYSKSEISNLFSSEDILLIQVSRFCFPKDQETTIKSLQFLPQNVKLVLVGDGELKKNCENLVQKLNLSDRVLFLGLRMDVPELLKTADISILSTFHEGFPLVALEAMAAGKPLIASDVSGVSDVVQNAGILFEKENAKELAVQVMKLINDPEYYMEIASSCKERAKKNDIQHMIEKHIALYKSLF